From Prochlorococcus sp. MIT 1223, the proteins below share one genomic window:
- a CDS encoding RNA methyltransferase: MISKVISSRRNPLVKRLKAISSKPGREEHSMLLLEGTHLLEEAIKTDFTPLEIVATSSWIEKNTELLKYLPEKILIIEVTKSVLEASLTTFTPDGVASLFPLSGLPSIPDNPEYILALDYLQDPGNLGNLFRTALAADIEMLWLGSGADPLNQKVIRASAGSILHMPYERFGQTESEGVELLITKLREAVDNGFQVVATSVPSENQSQSVIPYWEIDWNKPTVLVLGNEGSGLHEDIKNCCNQVVTLPHSKVVESLNVAAAAVPLLLERRRAKMKLGIHQ; this comes from the coding sequence GTGATCTCGAAAGTTATATCAAGTCGTCGCAACCCTTTAGTTAAAAGGTTGAAGGCAATCTCTAGTAAGCCTGGAAGAGAAGAACACTCTATGCTTTTGCTTGAGGGGACTCATCTATTAGAAGAAGCAATAAAAACTGATTTCACGCCTTTGGAAATAGTGGCTACATCCTCATGGATCGAGAAAAATACTGAGCTTTTAAAATATTTGCCTGAGAAAATATTAATTATTGAAGTTACAAAGTCAGTTTTAGAAGCCTCGTTGACAACCTTTACTCCTGACGGTGTGGCATCACTATTCCCCTTATCAGGATTGCCATCCATTCCTGATAACCCGGAATACATTCTTGCTTTGGACTACTTACAGGATCCAGGCAATCTTGGAAATCTTTTTAGAACTGCTCTCGCGGCTGACATTGAAATGTTGTGGCTGGGATCAGGCGCTGACCCTCTGAACCAAAAAGTAATAAGAGCATCTGCTGGTTCAATTTTGCATATGCCATATGAACGTTTTGGTCAGACTGAGTCAGAAGGAGTGGAATTACTTATTACTAAATTAAGAGAAGCTGTTGATAACGGTTTTCAGGTCGTTGCAACCTCTGTACCCAGTGAAAATCAATCTCAATCTGTCATCCCGTATTGGGAAATTGATTGGAATAAGCCAACTGTGTTGGTTTTAGGAAATGAAGGTTCTGGACTTCATGAAGATATAAAAAATTGCTGCAATCAAGTCGTCACCTTGCCTCATAGCAAAGTTGTTGAATCATTAAATGTAGCAGCTGCAGCCGTTCCACTGCTTTTAGAGCGGCGAAGGGCCAAAATGAAGCTTGGTATACATCAATAA
- the trpC gene encoding indole-3-glycerol phosphate synthase TrpC translates to MNIRRRPPNPSIKVANLEYAIPHVDEEPNNILEKIIWQKDKEIEVSRQKVPLDKLKSKILDLPRPRSFIKSLRNSSNHPALIAEIKKASPSKGVIREDFNPVEIAKAYSEGGATCLSVLTEKNFFLGGFDILTSVRKAVDIPLLCKDFVISPYQIYQARAAGADAVLLIAAILSDQDLAYLQKIAFKLELSVLVEVHNASELKRVFEIGSFSLVGINNRDLKTFHTDLATTENLAKEFAKDFSENEIILVSESGLFTRSDLNRVKAVGARAVLVGESLMKQGDIRKGISQLLKE, encoded by the coding sequence ATGAATATTCGCCGCCGTCCCCCAAATCCTAGTATCAAGGTTGCTAATTTAGAATATGCAATTCCTCATGTAGATGAGGAGCCTAATAATATTTTAGAGAAGATTATTTGGCAAAAGGATAAAGAGATAGAAGTTTCTCGTCAAAAAGTTCCTCTTGATAAATTAAAGTCCAAGATCTTGGACTTGCCAAGACCTAGATCTTTTATCAAGTCTTTACGTAATTCGAGTAATCATCCTGCCTTAATAGCGGAGATTAAAAAGGCAAGTCCCAGTAAAGGTGTTATTAGAGAAGATTTCAATCCAGTAGAAATAGCAAAAGCCTACTCAGAAGGAGGAGCAACTTGTTTATCAGTTTTGACTGAGAAGAATTTTTTCTTAGGTGGATTCGATATTTTAACTTCGGTAAGAAAAGCAGTAGATATTCCTTTGCTTTGCAAGGATTTTGTTATAAGTCCTTATCAGATCTATCAAGCGAGGGCAGCAGGTGCTGATGCTGTTTTATTAATCGCTGCAATTTTGTCGGATCAGGACTTAGCTTATCTTCAGAAAATTGCTTTTAAATTAGAATTATCAGTCTTGGTTGAAGTTCACAATGCTAGTGAGTTAAAACGAGTTTTTGAAATTGGAAGTTTCAGTTTGGTGGGTATTAATAATAGAGATCTGAAGACATTTCATACTGATTTAGCCACTACTGAAAATCTCGCTAAGGAGTTCGCAAAAGACTTTAGTGAAAATGAAATTATTTTAGTAAGTGAATCAGGTCTGTTTACAAGATCAGATCTAAATAGAGTTAAAGCTGTTGGAGCGAGGGCTGTATTGGTAGGTGAATCCTTAATGAAGCAAGGAGATATAAGGAAAGGCATATCTCAGCTACTAAAAGAATAG
- a CDS encoding chlorophyll a/b-binding protein produces the protein MESKRMKLAEITNGRAAMFGCAFVFLIALTSKTTFLENLDLVNLQSIWLALGVYAG, from the coding sequence ATGGAATCCAAGAGAATGAAGCTTGCCGAAATTACCAACGGAAGAGCGGCAATGTTTGGATGTGCATTTGTTTTCTTAATTGCTCTTACAAGTAAAACAACCTTTCTAGAAAATCTAGATTTAGTTAATCTTCAGTCAATCTGGCTGGCTCTAGGTGTTTACGCCGGCTGA
- a CDS encoding dihydrolipoyl dehydrogenase — MSEAKFDFDVIVIGAGYGGFDAAKHAASNGLNVAIIESREMGGTCVNRGCVPSKALLAASGKVRELANAEHLSRFGIHASPVRFERQKIANHAIDLVKNIRANLTKSLEREGVTILLGKGRLEGIQKVGLREANGVDRLFSAEHVIIATGSDPFVPPGIETDGRTVFTSDEAISLEWLPRWIAIIGSGYIGLEFADVYTALGCEVSMIEALDRVMPTFDPDIAKLAARKLIDSRDIDARSGVLATKVLPGCPVKIELSNVKTRDVLDNLEVDAVLVATGRVPRSQGLNLDILEIKTNRGFIPVDDHMRVLSDGKVVPNLWAVGDVTGKLMLAHAAAAQGTVAVDNILGSKRVVDYRSIPAATFTHPEISSVGMTEVEAKQFSSEEGFELGLVRSYFKANSKALAELESDGLLKLLFRKDSGEVLGAHIYGLHAADLIQEIANGIARRQTVIDLAKEVHTHPTLSEVVEVAYKQASHQLKK, encoded by the coding sequence GTGAGCGAAGCCAAGTTCGACTTTGATGTGATTGTTATTGGCGCTGGTTATGGTGGCTTTGACGCTGCTAAACATGCTGCTTCTAACGGTCTAAATGTTGCGATCATTGAATCGCGAGAAATGGGTGGAACCTGCGTAAACCGTGGGTGTGTGCCCTCTAAAGCTTTATTGGCTGCTAGTGGAAAAGTCCGAGAACTGGCAAATGCTGAGCATTTATCGCGTTTCGGTATTCATGCATCCCCAGTAAGGTTTGAAAGGCAAAAAATTGCTAATCATGCAATTGATCTGGTAAAAAATATACGAGCAAATCTTACAAAAAGTTTAGAGAGAGAAGGTGTAACAATACTTTTGGGGAAAGGACGCTTGGAAGGTATTCAAAAGGTTGGCCTAAGAGAGGCTAACGGAGTTGATCGATTGTTTTCAGCTGAACATGTGATTATTGCTACTGGCTCTGATCCATTTGTTCCCCCAGGTATTGAAACTGATGGTCGTACAGTCTTTACTAGCGATGAAGCAATTAGTCTTGAGTGGTTACCTCGTTGGATTGCCATTATAGGAAGTGGTTATATAGGCCTTGAATTTGCGGATGTCTATACGGCCCTTGGATGTGAGGTGTCAATGATTGAGGCTCTTGACAGAGTAATGCCTACCTTTGATCCCGATATAGCAAAATTAGCAGCAAGAAAGTTAATTGATAGTCGTGATATAGATGCACGATCAGGGGTATTAGCTACAAAAGTATTGCCTGGGTGTCCTGTGAAAATTGAACTGTCTAATGTTAAAACCAGAGACGTTCTGGATAATTTAGAGGTTGATGCTGTCCTTGTCGCCACTGGTAGAGTCCCTCGAAGCCAAGGATTAAATCTTGACATTCTTGAGATAAAAACCAATAGAGGTTTTATCCCTGTGGATGATCATATGCGAGTTCTTTCGGATGGAAAAGTTGTTCCAAACCTTTGGGCTGTGGGTGATGTTACTGGTAAATTGATGTTAGCTCATGCTGCCGCAGCCCAAGGAACAGTAGCCGTAGACAATATTCTTGGTAGTAAGCGTGTAGTTGATTACAGGAGCATACCTGCCGCTACATTCACTCATCCTGAAATTAGTTCAGTAGGAATGACGGAAGTTGAGGCCAAGCAATTTTCTTCGGAGGAAGGCTTTGAACTTGGTCTTGTTCGAAGTTACTTTAAAGCTAATTCCAAGGCTCTTGCTGAGCTAGAAAGTGACGGCTTATTGAAATTACTTTTTAGAAAAGACTCTGGAGAAGTTTTAGGTGCTCATATTTATGGTTTACATGCAGCAGATTTGATTCAAGAAATCGCCAATGGAATAGCCAGGCGTCAAACTGTAATTGATCTTGCAAAAGAGGTGCACACTCATCCGACTCTTTCTGAAGTCGTTGAGGTTGCATATAAGCAAGCTTCACACCAATTAAAAAAATAA
- a CDS encoding TrmH family RNA methyltransferase, whose translation MPVLTKRFLKLQSVLNRRMADLTVLLEHVEKPHNLSAILRSCDAVGVLEANAINNHGKTSTFNSTAQGSQKWVKVHDHKDIYTATKHLKNQGFTLFGTSIEKGSLDYRKCDFKVPTAFVLGAEKWGLDNKTIKMMDEIIYIPMRGMVQSLNVSVAAATLLFEALRQRQEAGIAPQHGEGLSKSLYTKMIFEWAYPEVARWCNEVGRDYPSLDSQGVITENLPRTIKMRY comes from the coding sequence ATGCCTGTTCTAACAAAACGTTTTTTAAAATTACAATCGGTCCTAAATCGAAGGATGGCTGATCTCACTGTTTTGCTAGAGCATGTAGAGAAGCCTCATAATCTGTCGGCTATCTTGAGAAGTTGTGATGCTGTAGGAGTCTTAGAGGCTAATGCTATTAATAACCATGGAAAAACAAGTACATTCAATAGCACAGCTCAAGGTAGTCAAAAGTGGGTAAAGGTTCATGATCATAAGGACATATATACAGCAACAAAACATCTTAAAAATCAAGGGTTCACTTTGTTTGGGACAAGTATCGAGAAAGGTTCATTAGATTATCGCAAATGTGATTTCAAAGTACCTACGGCCTTTGTTTTAGGAGCAGAGAAATGGGGGCTGGATAATAAGACTATTAAAATGATGGATGAAATAATCTATATTCCTATGCGTGGGATGGTTCAATCTCTCAATGTCTCGGTAGCAGCCGCAACTTTGCTTTTTGAAGCCTTAAGACAACGACAAGAGGCAGGTATTGCACCTCAGCATGGTGAAGGGCTAAGTAAAAGTCTATATACAAAAATGATCTTTGAATGGGCTTACCCAGAAGTGGCTAGGTGGTGCAACGAAGTAGGTAGAGATTACCCATCTCTTGACTCTCAAGGAGTCATTACTGAAAATCTTCCACGAACAATAAAGATGCGTTATTAA
- a CDS encoding tetratricopeptide repeat protein, translating to MKGFSSGRRKGTNNKSNFNQVIANSLIKKGSEHQRNGEIVAAKKIYEEILKLGIINITVMKNLSIIYLSSNQVNEGILLLKNIIKLKPEDADSYAILGAKLGELKDLKQAEVYLKKAIKIKPNLINAIGNLSMVLKDQGKLSEAEFYLKKVIDLNPKIAIAHANLGAIYREQGKQEEAESATRRSIDLDPMLYNSYSNLGLILLKKRNFLEAEITIKKAIAINPNIAAAHSNLGLILNKQSRLAEAIVSIKKAIEIDPDFSEAYSNLGSLLIDQGKIKEGFLSLVTAIEKNENNSSAYFHLSRMKNHSSSMELDSKILKLEIKEYQNQIQRSEIYFAKSNILHKQKKFDKSAENLLKANQIKLNIYPSTADEAINYANKLSIQSINKATPNNVKGDEKEVDSIFIVGLPRCGSTLLESIISLNKDVKDLGERNILMKVFKKWESLKENEDNLSLYKMYLEEKSKYSAGYKITTDKFLFNYVYSGYIANDFINARIIHCYRHPLDNILSIFRANFNNSYYYSSSIRDCARVLLNQETIMDEYKSIYPKKIYSLNYNKLVSNPSEEIKQLISWLSWDWEDKYCQPELSKREIMTASNIQAREPINSKSLNSWTCYERMLQPAIKEMETSDRYRLLLEKF from the coding sequence ATGAAAGGGTTTAGTTCAGGCAGAAGAAAAGGTACAAATAATAAATCAAATTTTAATCAAGTTATTGCAAATTCACTAATTAAAAAAGGGTCTGAGCATCAAAGGAATGGTGAGATTGTAGCCGCCAAAAAGATTTACGAAGAAATCCTAAAACTAGGTATAATCAATATAACCGTAATGAAAAATTTATCTATTATTTACCTATCTTCTAATCAGGTAAATGAAGGGATTTTGTTATTGAAAAATATAATTAAGCTAAAGCCAGAAGATGCAGACTCTTATGCAATACTTGGGGCTAAATTGGGTGAATTAAAAGATCTCAAACAAGCAGAAGTATACCTTAAAAAAGCAATCAAAATAAAACCTAATTTAATTAATGCTATTGGAAACTTATCGATGGTACTAAAGGATCAAGGAAAACTATCGGAAGCAGAATTTTATTTAAAAAAAGTAATTGATTTGAATCCCAAAATAGCAATTGCTCATGCAAATCTTGGTGCTATCTATAGAGAACAAGGCAAGCAGGAAGAAGCCGAATCAGCAACAAGAAGATCAATAGATTTAGATCCTATGTTATATAATTCTTATTCAAATTTAGGATTAATTCTACTTAAGAAGAGGAATTTCCTAGAGGCAGAAATTACAATAAAAAAAGCAATTGCAATAAATCCTAATATTGCAGCTGCTCACTCAAATCTAGGATTAATTTTAAATAAGCAATCTAGACTAGCCGAAGCAATTGTGAGTATTAAAAAAGCCATTGAAATAGATCCAGATTTTTCTGAAGCCTATTCAAATTTAGGTAGCTTGCTAATTGATCAAGGAAAAATTAAAGAAGGTTTTTTATCACTAGTAACTGCCATTGAAAAAAATGAAAATAATTCATCTGCTTATTTTCATTTATCTAGAATGAAGAATCATAGTTCTTCTATGGAGTTGGATTCGAAGATTCTGAAATTAGAAATAAAAGAGTATCAAAACCAAATACAAAGATCTGAGATATATTTTGCAAAGTCTAATATATTACATAAGCAGAAGAAATTTGATAAAAGTGCAGAGAATTTATTAAAGGCAAACCAGATCAAGCTTAATATCTATCCATCAACTGCTGACGAAGCAATTAATTACGCCAATAAGTTATCAATTCAATCAATAAATAAAGCAACTCCAAATAATGTCAAAGGAGATGAAAAGGAAGTAGATTCAATTTTCATAGTAGGCTTACCTAGATGTGGGAGCACATTATTAGAATCCATTATAAGCTTAAATAAAGATGTCAAAGATTTAGGCGAAAGAAATATTTTAATGAAGGTTTTCAAGAAGTGGGAGAGTTTAAAAGAAAATGAAGATAATCTTAGTTTGTATAAAATGTATTTAGAAGAAAAATCTAAATATTCTGCTGGTTACAAAATAACAACAGATAAATTTCTTTTTAATTACGTTTATTCAGGATACATAGCAAATGATTTTATTAACGCAAGAATAATACATTGCTATCGACATCCACTTGATAATATACTTTCTATTTTTAGAGCAAATTTTAATAATAGCTATTATTATTCATCTTCAATAAGAGATTGTGCAAGAGTTCTGCTTAACCAGGAAACAATAATGGATGAATACAAATCTATATATCCCAAGAAAATCTATAGTTTGAATTATAATAAACTTGTTTCGAACCCTTCAGAAGAAATTAAACAATTAATTTCATGGCTTAGTTGGGATTGGGAGGATAAATATTGTCAACCTGAACTAAGTAAGCGAGAAATAATGACTGCAAGTAATATACAAGCACGAGAACCTATTAACTCAAAGTCTCTAAATAGTTGGACTTGCTATGAAAGGATGCTTCAACCGGCTATCAAAGAAATGGAAACAAGCGATAGATACAGACTATTACTTGAAAAGTTTTAA
- the lepA gene encoding translation elongation factor 4 yields the protein MTEVPVSRLRNFCIIAHIDHGKSTLADRLLQETGTVSSRDMQEQFLDNMDLERERGITIKLQAARMNYIAKDGQSYVLNLIDTPGHVDFSYEVSRSLQACEGALLVVDASQGVEAQTLANVYLALENDLEIIPVLNKVDLPGADPLKIKEEIEAIIGLDTSNAIECSAKTGLGVSDILQTVVDKIPPPEDLLNEPTKALIFDSYYDPYRGVIVYFRILQGQISSKDRVLLMASKKNYELDEIGVMSPDQCKVDALHAGEVGYLAASIKAVADARVGDTITLLSEPALEPLPGYKEAKPMVFCGLFPTDADQYPDLRDALDKLQLSDAALKYEPETSSAMGFGFRCGFLGLLHMEIVQERLEREYDLDLIVTAPSVIYQVNMIDGQVLMVDNPAILPEPQQRESIEEPYVRLEIYTPNDFNGTLMSLCQDRRGDFIDMKYITTDRVTLIYEVPLAEVVTDFFDQMKSRTKGYASMEYHVIGYRKNDLVRLDVLINAERADPLTTIVHRDKAYGVGKGLVSKLKELIPRQQFKIPLQASIGSRIIASESLSALRKDVLAKCYGGDISRKKKLLQKQAKGKKRMKSMGKVDVPQEAFMAVLKLNQ from the coding sequence ATGACTGAAGTACCTGTTTCTAGATTAAGAAATTTTTGTATTATTGCCCATATCGATCATGGTAAATCGACTTTGGCAGATAGGCTTTTGCAAGAAACAGGAACAGTTTCTTCTAGAGATATGCAGGAGCAATTTCTTGACAATATGGATCTTGAGAGGGAAAGAGGAATTACTATTAAGTTACAAGCTGCTCGAATGAATTATATAGCTAAAGATGGTCAGTCATATGTCCTTAATCTAATCGATACTCCTGGACATGTTGACTTTTCATATGAGGTTAGTCGTTCTTTACAGGCTTGTGAAGGCGCTTTATTGGTTGTTGACGCGAGCCAGGGAGTAGAAGCGCAAACATTGGCTAATGTATATCTTGCGTTAGAAAATGATCTTGAGATAATACCTGTACTAAATAAAGTTGATTTACCTGGAGCAGATCCTCTTAAAATTAAGGAAGAGATTGAGGCTATTATTGGACTAGATACCTCAAATGCAATTGAATGCTCTGCAAAAACAGGCCTAGGAGTCTCAGATATCCTTCAAACAGTTGTTGATAAAATACCTCCCCCAGAAGACTTATTGAATGAACCTACCAAGGCTTTGATATTCGACTCTTATTATGATCCTTATAGAGGAGTAATTGTCTACTTTAGAATCTTACAAGGGCAAATTAGTTCTAAAGATCGAGTGCTTTTGATGGCAAGTAAAAAAAACTATGAATTAGATGAAATTGGTGTAATGTCTCCTGACCAGTGCAAAGTAGATGCTCTCCACGCTGGAGAAGTTGGATACCTTGCGGCGTCGATCAAAGCTGTTGCTGATGCAAGAGTGGGAGATACGATAACTCTTTTAAGTGAACCTGCTCTTGAACCTCTCCCTGGGTATAAAGAGGCAAAACCTATGGTTTTTTGTGGCCTTTTCCCTACTGATGCAGATCAATATCCGGACTTAAGAGATGCACTTGATAAGCTTCAACTTTCTGATGCAGCATTGAAATATGAACCTGAAACCAGTAGTGCAATGGGTTTTGGTTTTAGATGTGGCTTCTTAGGTTTGCTTCATATGGAAATTGTTCAGGAAAGATTGGAACGTGAATATGACTTGGATTTAATAGTTACGGCACCTTCTGTTATTTACCAAGTAAATATGATTGATGGCCAGGTGCTTATGGTTGATAATCCAGCGATACTTCCAGAACCTCAGCAACGTGAATCGATTGAAGAACCCTATGTTCGTCTAGAAATTTATACACCTAATGATTTTAATGGAACTCTTATGAGCCTTTGCCAGGATCGACGAGGCGATTTTATTGATATGAAGTATATAACTACTGATAGGGTTACCCTCATTTATGAAGTTCCTTTGGCAGAGGTTGTAACTGATTTCTTTGATCAAATGAAAAGTCGTACAAAAGGATATGCATCAATGGAATATCATGTAATTGGTTATCGCAAAAATGATTTAGTTAGATTGGATGTCTTGATAAATGCAGAGAGGGCAGATCCTTTAACTACGATTGTTCATCGTGATAAAGCTTATGGTGTAGGTAAAGGCTTAGTAAGCAAGCTTAAGGAACTTATTCCTAGACAACAGTTTAAAATTCCTTTGCAAGCTTCGATCGGGAGTCGAATCATAGCAAGTGAAAGCCTTAGTGCCTTAAGGAAGGATGTCTTGGCAAAATGTTATGGAGGGGACATATCTCGTAAGAAAAAACTACTACAGAAACAAGCGAAGGGTAAAAAGAGGATGAAATCAATGGGTAAAGTAGATGTTCCTCAGGAAGCTTTTATGGCAGTACTTAAGTTGAATCAATAA
- a CDS encoding NifU family protein, with amino-acid sequence MDNGTMEYTLENVEKVLDELRPFLLADGGNVEVVEIDGPVVKVRLQGACGECPSSTMTLKMGIERKLRESIPEISEVMQVL; translated from the coding sequence ATGGACAATGGAACCATGGAATACACATTAGAAAATGTAGAAAAAGTTCTTGATGAATTAAGGCCATTCCTATTGGCCGATGGAGGAAATGTGGAAGTAGTAGAAATAGATGGACCAGTTGTAAAAGTAAGACTTCAAGGAGCCTGTGGAGAATGCCCTAGTAGCACAATGACTTTAAAAATGGGTATTGAAAGAAAATTAAGAGAAAGTATCCCTGAAATAAGCGAGGTTATGCAAGTCCTTTAG
- a CDS encoding ABC transporter permease has protein sequence MAKLGFVVVAIYIFIALLTPILIDWGLLPNSQEGLNNPIFSSPSLSHWCGTDRLGRDVCVRTLEASGVALQVVFLAVTLAVLIGLPLGMLSGYLGGFLDRCLVLLMDTLYTIPVILLSVVMAFVLGRGILNAAVALCVVYIPQYFRVVRNQTTQVKSELYIEAAVSMGAGPLWILRKYLLKNVITSVPVLLTMNAADAVLVLGGLGFLGLGLPESIPEWGSDLNMALVAMPTGIWWTALYPGVAMFGLVIGLSLIGEGIEDLISDQR, from the coding sequence ATGGCAAAGCTGGGTTTTGTTGTTGTGGCTATTTATATCTTTATTGCTCTCCTTACTCCGATCCTAATTGATTGGGGGTTATTGCCCAATTCACAAGAAGGCCTTAATAATCCAATTTTCTCTTCACCGTCTTTATCTCATTGGTGCGGAACTGATCGTCTTGGTAGGGATGTGTGTGTAAGAACATTAGAAGCTAGTGGAGTTGCTCTTCAGGTTGTTTTTCTTGCAGTAACTTTAGCTGTCCTGATAGGCCTGCCCTTGGGCATGTTAAGTGGTTATTTAGGAGGTTTTCTAGACAGATGTTTGGTTCTGTTAATGGATACACTCTATACAATTCCTGTGATTCTTTTGTCAGTGGTGATGGCATTTGTTTTGGGCAGAGGGATACTCAACGCAGCAGTCGCACTTTGTGTGGTGTATATACCACAATATTTTCGAGTCGTTCGAAATCAAACGACTCAAGTTAAATCAGAGCTCTATATTGAAGCCGCTGTATCTATGGGGGCTGGTCCTCTATGGATTCTACGTAAATATTTATTGAAGAATGTTATTACATCTGTTCCGGTTCTCTTGACTATGAATGCCGCTGATGCGGTTCTTGTTTTAGGTGGATTAGGATTTCTTGGCTTGGGATTACCTGAATCTATACCCGAATGGGGTAGTGACTTGAATATGGCATTAGTTGCTATGCCAACTGGTATTTGGTGGACAGCTCTTTACCCAGGGGTTGCGATGTTTGGACTTGTGATAGGTCTTTCTTTAATAGGTGAGGGCATCGAAGATCTTATAAGTGATCAAAGATAG
- a CDS encoding malate:quinone oxidoreductase — MFVNQELGSESNYDAVLIGAGVMSCTLAVLLNELDPDMRVLVVEKLHSPGLESSFALNNAGTGHAANCELNYTPVNVDGEIQVQKALEINRSFERSLEFWASMTSLGKLSPKNFLNFLPHISFVEGESDVDFLKERYEKLSRFEAFSEMDWSEDKKELQEWMPLVLEGRATNSPIAGTRIKRGTDLDFGELSIRYMNSLKNSSSVQIEFSTEVIDLRKDNKNTWNLTLKGSSEMRDVRTPFVFIGAGGGALTLLQKSKIPEGESYGGFPVSGQWLVCDKSDIAKRHSAKVYGKASFGSPPMSVPHLDTRWIKGKRSLLFGPFAGFSTKFLKNGSKLDLFGSITKTNIFSLIQAGLKNIDLVKYLINQLTQDHEERVDVLRKFIPLVDKDDWELYQAGQRVQIIKNSSQGGILKMGTEVVCSADGSLAALLGASPGASTAVTTMIEVLNRCFAEKMTTVAWQEKLKLLFPSLSKSSQKDSDSLRNLRDRNDSILGFSQSL, encoded by the coding sequence GTGTTCGTCAACCAAGAGCTGGGATCAGAAAGCAATTATGACGCAGTGCTGATTGGTGCTGGTGTAATGAGTTGTACGTTGGCTGTTTTACTGAATGAGCTTGATCCTGATATGCGTGTGTTAGTTGTTGAAAAATTACATTCGCCAGGCTTAGAAAGCAGCTTTGCTTTAAACAATGCAGGTACTGGGCATGCAGCCAATTGTGAACTTAATTACACTCCCGTTAATGTTGATGGAGAGATTCAAGTTCAAAAAGCTCTTGAAATTAATAGATCTTTTGAGAGGAGCCTTGAATTTTGGGCATCAATGACTTCTCTAGGGAAATTGTCTCCAAAGAATTTTTTGAATTTTCTTCCACACATAAGTTTTGTAGAAGGAGAGTCGGACGTAGATTTTTTGAAAGAGCGTTATGAGAAATTAAGTAGATTTGAAGCGTTTTCAGAGATGGATTGGAGTGAAGATAAAAAAGAATTACAAGAATGGATGCCTTTAGTTTTAGAAGGTAGGGCAACTAATTCACCAATAGCTGGTACACGTATAAAAAGAGGGACAGATCTTGATTTTGGTGAATTATCGATTAGATATATGAATTCGTTAAAAAACAGTTCTTCTGTTCAAATTGAATTTTCTACCGAAGTAATAGATCTAAGAAAAGATAATAAAAACACTTGGAATTTAACGCTAAAGGGTTCGTCCGAGATGAGGGATGTAAGAACTCCGTTTGTATTTATTGGAGCGGGAGGGGGAGCGTTGACTTTATTGCAAAAATCAAAAATCCCAGAGGGAGAATCTTATGGCGGATTTCCTGTAAGTGGTCAATGGCTAGTTTGTGATAAATCAGATATAGCGAAAAGGCATTCAGCCAAAGTTTATGGAAAAGCAAGCTTTGGTTCTCCTCCTATGTCAGTTCCTCATTTAGATACGCGTTGGATCAAGGGAAAACGCTCATTGCTTTTTGGTCCTTTTGCTGGTTTTAGTACAAAGTTTCTTAAAAATGGATCAAAATTGGATTTGTTTGGTTCTATAACAAAAACAAATATTTTTTCTTTAATTCAAGCAGGTTTAAAAAATATTGACTTAGTAAAATATTTGATTAATCAATTAACACAAGATCATGAAGAGAGAGTGGATGTCTTAAGAAAATTCATACCATTAGTGGATAAAGATGACTGGGAACTTTATCAAGCAGGTCAAAGGGTACAAATTATAAAGAACTCTAGCCAAGGAGGCATACTTAAGATGGGTACAGAAGTTGTTTGCTCTGCTGATGGATCTCTTGCTGCATTGCTAGGAGCTTCCCCAGGAGCAAGTACAGCTGTTACAACAATGATTGAGGTCTTAAATCGATGTTTTGCTGAGAAAATGACTACAGTTGCATGGCAAGAAAAATTAAAACTGCTTTTCCCAAGTCTGAGTAAGTCATCTCAGAAAGATTCTGATTCTTTAAGAAACTTGCGTGATAGAAATGATTCAATTCTGGGCTTCTCTCAAAGTCTTTGA